A region of the Methanobrevibacter ruminantium M1 genome:
AAATTTTTTATCACTTCTTCATCTAATTTGGTCAGTTCAGATATTTTTTCTACTGACATTTTTTTTAATAGCTTTTCAACCATTTCTATTTTTTCTAATATTTTTGATTTTAAAGAACCTTGATTTAACTTATTTTAATTTATTTGCATATATAAGTCTTTTTGAATAAAATAGACGGTTTACTATTTATTAACAATGGTTTACCAATTTTTAGAAAAGTTTATAAGATATGGTTTTAATAAAAAAAAGGTAATTACCTTTAAAAAATTTTTAAAAAATAGAAAAATTGATTTTTTTAAAGGCCATAATTATTAAAAATCGATAAAAGGATTTACTAGAAAGTTAAATATAATATTGTGTGAGAAAATAGATATGAAATTCTGTTTTAAGGTTTTAATTTTTAAAAAATTAAAAAGATTTGCTTTTTTACCGTTTAAAGGCAGGTCTTTAACAGTATTAAAATATTACTTTCTATAATGTATTTTAAAGAAGTTTTGGGGACTTTTTTTAAAAAATTATTGTAGGATAGCATGAGTGAATTAAAGTTGGATTTGGTATTCGATGACTATCAAATCAAAAGGGCAAAACCTGCAAGGGGTTCATCTGTTATTCATGTGAATAAGAGATGGATAGGAAAGGAAGTGTCCATAATTCCACTGCCATTTGACGTGGATGAAAAGTTTATTGATGAAACTAAAGGGGAAGACGGTTTATATCATTTAGAGTTGGCTGTTAAGGAGATCTTTTCCAAAACAGTATCAGATCGTAAAGATGTAGGATTCTTTTATCTTAAGGAGTCTTTGCTTGGATTGTTTTTCCTCATTATAGAAGCGCCTGATATTGTTTATTAGGGGCTTGTCAGTAATTGATACTTTCTATAAAATCATTTTTTTCTTTTTTTCTTTTTTTATTATATCTTGTTTCTATTTTTGTTATAGGCTTAGTTATTTATTATTATTTAGTTGTTTATGGGATGACTATTAGTTATCTATCGATTTATGAGATTTAGTTATTCTTTAATTATAGTTTATTCTCTTTTTAACTATCACTTTAATATAATATATTCACTATTTAACTACAACTTTACTATATTCTATCTACAAATTAACTATCATTTTCATATATGTTATTTATAATTTACTTCATAATTATCAATAACTTAGTTATAAATTTACCATATATTTAAATATCTTAATGAACATAATATATCATGTGAAATTTAATTTAAACTAAAAATTTAAATATTTAAAATTTCATAAAGAATGTATAGATAATTTAAATTATCTAATCATGTTTATAAAGCTTAATTAAGTTTTATAATTTTCACTAAAAATTAGTTCTTCTTTTTTTGGTGAATTTCAAATGTTCGTAAGCAACTTACTTTTTGTAAGTTGCTTTTTTTTATTGACTATTTTTCTTTTAGTACTCTTTTTAATTTGTTTTTATACAATTGGATAATAATTTTTCGATTTTTTCTATTTTTAGATATGCATTTATATCTTGGTGTCCAGTATATTGGATACCTCTTTATAAATAGGTGTTCAGTTTACTTGATATCCTTTTATAAATAGGTGTCCAGTATATTGGATACATTTATATATTAACAATTTTATATAATTTATTAGGTGAGAAAAATGTATGAAAAAGAAGATATTTTAATCGATTATATTAATAATGAAATTAACACTGTTCCATTCAGCTTAAATGATAAACTTAAAATAAGAAATGAGAAGTTTCGTTGTCGTGAGGAGTTTTATGAGATAAAAAATTATGTGGATGATTTTTTAGAAGGTAACTATACCAATAGATACATAGTGTTACCTGGACTAAGGGGTTTAGGTAAAACAACCATTATTTACCAGTTATATCAATATTTATTAAGAGAAAAGGAAATCAATCATAATCAAATTCTTTATATCTCCTGTGATGATTTAAATGACTATATGGATATTAATATTTTAGATGTCGTTAACTGCTTCTTGAAGCTTCATCATAATTCTAATTTAAGAACTTTAGATAAGAAGATCTTTATTTTTATTGACGAGTCACAGTATGATTCTAATTGGGCAGGGGCTGGTAAAAGAATTTATGATAAGACTAATAATGTTTTTTTAATATTTACTGGTTCATCTGCATTGAATTTAGAATATAATGCTGATTCTGCAAGAAGATTATTGAAAAAAAGCATCACTCCTTTAAATTACGGTCATTTTTTAAAATTAAAATATGGTTTTCACTATGATGAATTCTCTGATGCATTAAGTGACCTGATATTTTTAGGTGATGAGAAGAAAGCCATTCAATGTGAAAGGGAAGTTTATTCTAAATTGTATAATTTAGAAGGCTATAATGATAATGTATGGGATGATTTTTTAAGAAATGGAGGATTTCCCATATCCTTTTATGAGAAAAATGATGATAATGTTTCTCAAAGGTTAAGGGAAGTAGTTAAAAAAGTCTTAATAAGCGATATTGCTAATATTTCCACTATTTCAAGTGAAAAGTATATTAACAGCATTAGGCTATTAAATTTTTTAGCGGTGCAAAAGCCAGGGGACATTTCACAAAATAAATTAGCTAATTTTTTAAATGTATCTCCTACAACTGTTAAGGGTATAATAGACCTTTTGGAAAAGACACATTTGATATTTCATACAGAGCCTTATGGTTCTGCCGCCAAAAGATCTAAAAAATCATGGAAATATTTTTTTGCTAGTTCTTCCCTAAAACATGCTTTAGTTAAGGATTTAGGTAGTTCTATGAGAGATGTAAAATCTTATGAAGGTATCTTATTAGAAAATCTTGTAGCATCCACTTTCTTTAATTGGACAAATAGGAAAAATATTTCCTTCAATCTATTTTATGATGCAAATGATGATGAAAAAAATAAGACTACTGTTGATTTTATTATTAAGGAAGGTTTTAATAAGCCAATTCCTATAGAAGTAGGTATTGGAAAAAAAGGCGATAAGCAAATTTCCAAGTCTATTAGTGATTATAGGGCTGATTATGGTATTGTTATATCTAATAAGACCAAGTTTATAGAAAGACAGGGAAATGTTATTTATTTGCCTCCAAGAAGCTTTTCTTTTTTATGAGATTGCTTTTGGGAAGCTTTTCTTTTTTATAAGATTGCCTTTGGGAAGCTTTTCTTTTTTCTATTTCTAAAACTTCTATCTTTTTTTCTTTCATTATTTTTCAAATCTTAGCTTATATTGATTAAATTTGATGCAAAATTATTGATAAAAATTCATAAAAACTTCCTAATAAATTAACATTATTCCAAATTAAATATATTTATATTATATATAAGAACTTACAAAATATTTAATAATTATAAAACAATTTATTGACTAAATAAAAAATTATTAAAAAACCTTTCAATAAGTTAATTAAATATAATTTTGGGGATTTTTATGAAATTATATAAAAATAGCATAATCATTTTATTATTAATTTTAATTTTATCGATTGGAGCAGCTGCAGCTGTAGAAAATGATTATTCTAATGCCGATTTAGATATTTCTAATGATTTTGTTTTAAGTGATAATTCTAATGAAATTTTAATAGATTCTTCTGGCTCTTTAGATGATTCTTCTAGTGCCTTAGTTTCAGAAGGTTCTTCTAATGGATTGGATTCATATTATTCTAATGATTTGGTTTTAAATGATTCTTTATCTTCTAGATCATCTGTGATTGAAGACTCTTGTTCTATTGACTCAACTACTATTGAAGATAAGGCCTTAGAAAAAAGCTTGTCTTCAAATGAATTGGCTGAAGGCACAAAGACATATACAGACCTGCTAAAGGATATAAAGAGTGCTAAGAATGTGCTTAACTTAAAATACGACTATATATACGATAGCACTATTGACAAAAGTCTTAAAAAAGGAATCGTATTAACCTTTGATGAAGACTATGAGCTTACAATCAATGGAAACGGCCATATTATAGATGGAAATGGAATTGCTGGTGGATTTAACTTTGAAAATGGTGAATTTGTCATAAATAACCTTAGCTTTCAAAACTGTAAGATATCCTCTCTAATCTTAACTAGCTGTGATTTCACTACAAATTATGTCACTTTTTCAAACAATTATGACAAGAGCTCTGGTGCATGCGTATATCTTGACAACTCTTATTTCTACAGCAGTCATGATAATTTTATAGATAACTATGCGCCTTCAGGATCAGCCATCTATGGCGAATGCAGTGTAATAGATGTTTATGATGGCTTATTTGAGTCTCAAAAACCGATTGACTGGTCCTTTATCTATGGATGGGATGAGACTGAAATATATATAGAAGACTGTTTGTTTAGAAACACCGTATCCAATTACTCAACTGCAGTATATGGCGATTATATAATAGAAATCTCCAACTCTCATTTTACTAAT
Encoded here:
- a CDS encoding ATP-binding protein; the encoded protein is MYEKEDILIDYINNEINTVPFSLNDKLKIRNEKFRCREEFYEIKNYVDDFLEGNYTNRYIVLPGLRGLGKTTIIYQLYQYLLREKEINHNQILYISCDDLNDYMDINILDVVNCFLKLHHNSNLRTLDKKIFIFIDESQYDSNWAGAGKRIYDKTNNVFLIFTGSSALNLEYNADSARRLLKKSITPLNYGHFLKLKYGFHYDEFSDALSDLIFLGDEKKAIQCEREVYSKLYNLEGYNDNVWDDFLRNGGFPISFYEKNDDNVSQRLREVVKKVLISDIANISTISSEKYINSIRLLNFLAVQKPGDISQNKLANFLNVSPTTVKGIIDLLEKTHLIFHTEPYGSAAKRSKKSWKYFFASSSLKHALVKDLGSSMRDVKSYEGILLENLVASTFFNWTNRKNISFNLFYDANDDEKNKTTVDFIIKEGFNKPIPIEVGIGKKGDKQISKSISDYRADYGIVISNKTKFIERQGNVIYLPPRSFSFL